The following nucleotide sequence is from Thermus hydrothermalis.
ACGCCGGCTACGTGGAGGCCCCGGTGGTGGTGGCCAAGGAGGCCTGGTGGGAGGACCCTGACCCGGAAAACGGCCTCATGGCCCTTCCCTCCCTGCCCGAGCCCTTCACGCCCAGGCTTTCCCTCTACGCCCTCCTGCGCTCGCCCTACCGCTCGGAGGGGGGCGTGGTGCTGGGGGTGGACCCGGACGGGGAAAGGAGGCTTTCCCGGGTCCCCGCCAAGGTGAAGGAGGGGAGGTGGCTTTCGGGCCCTGGGGAGGTGGTCCTGGGGCACCGCTTGGCGGAGCGCCTGGACGTGCGGCTTGGGGAAAGGCTCGTGCTGGAAACGGGCAAGGCGGCCCTAGGCCTTAGCGTGGTGGGAATTGTGCGTTCCGGGGTTTCCAACGTGGACTTCGCCGGGGTCTACCTCCACCTGGAGGACGCCCGGCGCCTGGCGGGCCAGGGCATCCTCGCCACCCACCTGGCGGTGTGGGCTCCCCGGGGCCGGGAGGAGGCCACCGCCCTGGCGCTCAACGCCTTGCTGCCCCAGGGCCTAAGGGCCAAGGGGGTTTGGGATCTCATGGGGCCCATCCGGGCGGACTACGAGGGAAGCCGGCTCTTCTACATCCCCCTCATGGGCCTTTTCATGCTCCTCGCCGCCGTGGCCGTGGTGAGCACCACGTACGTGAGCGTGCGGGAAAGGCTTAGGGAGTTCGCCGTGGGCGAAAGCCTGGGCCTCACGCCCCTTCGCCTTGCGGTGGGGGTGGCCCTCGAGGCCGCCCTGGCGAGCGGCGTGGGCCTCGTGCTGGGCCTTCTCCTGGGCTACGCGCTCCTCGCCTACACCGCTACCCACGACGTCTTCGGGCCCCTCATGCGGCTTAGCGTGGAGCTCTTGCCGGAGTCGGGGCTTTCCGAGCACCTGTACACCGCCGTGCGCCCGGTTTACGCCCTGTACGCCTTCTTGGTGGTGGCCTTCTCGGGCCTCCTCGCTTGGCTTTTCCCGGGGCGGCTGGTGCTCGGGTTGGACCTGCCGCGATACCTAAAGGGGGAGTGAGGATGAAGCGTGCCTTAGCGCTGGTTGTCATTCTGGCCTTGGTCCTGACCCAAAGCCCTTTGGCCAAGCTCAAAGCGGCCTTGGACCGCCTTCGGGGCCCCGCCCACCAAGGGGTCTACCTGGTCCAGGTGGAGCGGCCCGGGAGCACGAAGTCCTACCGGCTTCGGGTATACACGGATGGGGAGCGGGCCCAGATCCGGGTTCTGGAGCCCAAGGGCGAGGCGGGGCAGGCCTACCTTTCCCTGGGGCAGGACCTCTACCTCTACGACCCCCGCTTGGGGCGGACCCTGCGCCTGCCCCCCACGGGGCGCACGGAGCGCTTCCTGGGCTCGGACCTCACCTACCAGGACCTCATGGGCCGGGACCTGGAGGACCTCTTTGAGGTCTCGGAGGCGGATGGGGTCTTGGTCCTCACGCCCAAGCCGCAGGCAGCCACCCCTTACGGCCGGGTGGAGGTCTACCTAAAAGAAGGCCTGATAGAGCGGGTGCGCTACCACGACCAGCGGGGCCAGGCGGTGCGGGAGCTCCTCCTCCTGGGCTACCAGCGCCTGGATGGGGCCTTTTTGCCCAAGGTCATGGAGGTGCGGGACCTCCTTAAGGAGGGGTACCGCACGCGGGTGGAGATCGTGGAGGTAAAGGTGGGGCCGGTGCCGGAAAGGTGCTTCAACCCGCTTTACCTGGAAAGGGGGTGCTAGGTGCTTCGCCTTGCCTGGCGGAACCTCTTAAGGACGCCTGGGCGGAACCTCACCACGGGCGGGGTGGTGGCCCTCGTGGTCTTCCTCTCCTTGGTGTTCCTCTCGGTGTACGCCGGGGCCTTTGACGCCTTCTTCCAGACCACCCTGGACCGCACGGGGCACCTGGTGGTGCGGGTGGAGGGCTACCAGGAGAAGGAGGATCTGGAAAGCCTCACCTTCGTGCCCCCCCTCCTTTCCCTGCCGGAAGGGGCCAAGGCGGAAGGGGTGTTGGAAGGGGGCGGGCTCCTCCTCGCGGGGGAAAGGAGCCGGGCGGTGATCCTCACGGGGCTTACCCGGGAAGGTTTTGCCCGGCAGAAAAACCTCCTCAAGGAAGGCCGCTTCCCTGAGGCCTCGGGGGAGGCCCTGTTGGGCGAGGCCTTGGCCAAGGCCCTGAAGGTGGGTTTGGGGGGCGAGGTGGTGGCCTACGCTCCCGGAAGCCTGGGGCTTGGGGTCTACGCCTTCCGGGTGGTGGGGCTACTGGACCTACCGGAAACCCACCTGGAGGCCCGCACCGCCATGGTCCTTTTGGAGGACGCCCAGGCCCTTCTGGCCCCGGGGCGGGTGAGCCGGCTAGAGATAAGGCTTCCCTGGGTGGGCCTTTACGACCTTAAGCCCCTGGAAGACCTGAAGGCGCGCCTGGCGCCCGAGCTTCCCGGCCTCGTGGTGGAAACCTGGCTGGAGGCGAACCCTCTCTACGCCGCTCTTCTTCCCCTCTACGACACGGTGATGAGCGTCTACGTGGGGATTTTCTTCATCCTTGGGGGGCTTATCCTCCTCAACGCCCTTTACCTTTCCTTGGTGGAGCGGGTAAGGGAGTTTGGGCTCCTTGCGGCCTTGGGGCTCACGGGGAGGCGGCTTATGAGCCTGGTCTTTTGGGAAAGCTTCCTCCTCGTGGGGGTGGCGGCCCTGGTGGGGGTGGCGGCGGGGCTTATGGTTCACCTGGAGCTCGCCGATGGCTTCCGTTTGCCGCTACCCGCTTGGATCCTGGAGCAGTACAAGGAGTTCGGCCTGCCGGAGGTCCTCTACGGGCGGCTCGGGGTGGAGGGGGTTCTCCTCACCCTGGGCTACGCCGTGGGGGTGGCGCTTTTGGCCGC
It contains:
- a CDS encoding ABC transporter permease; protein product: MTLLRLAWRNVMRQRRRTALLSLVVVYVTVATLFLFGFLDGYGESLVDAYAGYVEAPVVVAKEAWWEDPDPENGLMALPSLPEPFTPRLSLYALLRSPYRSEGGVVLGVDPDGERRLSRVPAKVKEGRWLSGPGEVVLGHRLAERLDVRLGERLVLETGKAALGLSVVGIVRSGVSNVDFAGVYLHLEDARRLAGQGILATHLAVWAPRGREEATALALNALLPQGLRAKGVWDLMGPIRADYEGSRLFYIPLMGLFMLLAAVAVVSTTYVSVRERLREFAVGESLGLTPLRLAVGVALEAALASGVGLVLGLLLGYALLAYTATHDVFGPLMRLSVELLPESGLSEHLYTAVRPVYALYAFLVVAFSGLLAWLFPGRLVLGLDLPRYLKGE
- a CDS encoding outer membrane lipoprotein-sorting protein, translated to MKRALALVVILALVLTQSPLAKLKAALDRLRGPAHQGVYLVQVERPGSTKSYRLRVYTDGERAQIRVLEPKGEAGQAYLSLGQDLYLYDPRLGRTLRLPPTGRTERFLGSDLTYQDLMGRDLEDLFEVSEADGVLVLTPKPQAATPYGRVEVYLKEGLIERVRYHDQRGQAVRELLLLGYQRLDGAFLPKVMEVRDLLKEGYRTRVEIVEVKVGPVPERCFNPLYLERGC
- a CDS encoding ABC transporter permease yields the protein MLRLAWRNLLRTPGRNLTTGGVVALVVFLSLVFLSVYAGAFDAFFQTTLDRTGHLVVRVEGYQEKEDLESLTFVPPLLSLPEGAKAEGVLEGGGLLLAGERSRAVILTGLTREGFARQKNLLKEGRFPEASGEALLGEALAKALKVGLGGEVVAYAPGSLGLGVYAFRVVGLLDLPETHLEARTAMVLLEDAQALLAPGRVSRLEIRLPWVGLYDLKPLEDLKARLAPELPGLVVETWLEANPLYAALLPLYDTVMSVYVGIFFILGGLILLNALYLSLVERVREFGLLAALGLTGRRLMSLVFWESFLLVGVAALVGVAAGLMVHLELADGFRLPLPAWILEQYKEFGLPEVLYGRLGVEGVLLTLGYAVGVALLAALWPGWLASRLEPVDAMRYVP